One genomic region from Chlamydia poikilotherma encodes:
- a CDS encoding NAD(P)H-dependent glycerol-3-phosphate dehydrogenase yields the protein MKEKIAYLGMGIWGFCLASLLANKGYAVVGWARNPELIAQLQIEQRHPQAPDIPIHPNLSFTTDMAEAVEGASMIVEGVSSAGIRPVSEQLKTITDLNVPFVITSKGIEQHTGLLLSEIVVEIFGKDASKYLGYLSGPSIAREVLKGCPCSVVISAYNPDTLKKIHNAFLTPTFRVYPNSDLKGVALGGALKNIIAIACGISDGFHFGDNAKSGLVTRGLHEIRKFATIMDCRPDTLNGLAGLGDLCTTCFSSLSRNTKFGKLIAQGMTLEKAKAEIGMVVEGAYTALSAYQIAKHHKIDMPITTGIYRVLYENLDIKEGIAALLQRNTKEEYL from the coding sequence ATGAAAGAAAAAATTGCCTACCTAGGTATGGGCATTTGGGGATTTTGTCTCGCATCATTATTAGCAAATAAGGGTTATGCCGTTGTTGGATGGGCTCGCAATCCTGAATTGATTGCTCAGCTACAAATAGAACAACGTCATCCCCAAGCTCCTGATATTCCTATTCATCCTAATCTGTCCTTCACTACAGATATGGCAGAAGCTGTGGAAGGAGCTTCTATGATTGTTGAAGGAGTATCCTCAGCAGGCATACGTCCCGTATCTGAACAGCTAAAAACAATCACAGATCTCAATGTGCCTTTTGTCATTACTTCAAAAGGTATCGAACAACATACGGGATTATTACTTAGTGAGATTGTTGTAGAAATTTTTGGTAAAGATGCTTCGAAATATCTTGGTTATCTTAGTGGGCCTTCTATAGCTAGAGAAGTTCTTAAAGGCTGTCCATGTTCCGTAGTGATTAGCGCGTATAATCCAGATACCTTGAAAAAAATACATAATGCTTTCCTAACTCCAACATTCCGAGTGTATCCTAATAGTGATCTTAAAGGTGTGGCTCTCGGCGGAGCTTTAAAAAATATCATAGCAATTGCTTGTGGAATTTCTGATGGATTCCATTTTGGAGACAATGCCAAATCAGGATTAGTTACTCGAGGACTTCATGAAATACGAAAATTTGCAACGATTATGGACTGCCGTCCTGATACTCTGAATGGTTTAGCAGGTCTTGGGGATCTCTGCACAACGTGCTTTTCTTCATTAAGTAGAAATACAAAATTCGGGAAACTGATAGCTCAAGGGATGACTCTTGAGAAGGCAAAAGCAGAAATCGGCATGGTTGTTGAAGGTGCCTATACTGCCCTTTCAGCATACCAAATTGCCAAACATCATAAAATCGATATGCCAATAACCACGGGTATCTATCGCGTGTTATATGAGAATCTCGATATTAAAGAAGGCATCGCTGCACTTTTACAAAGAAATACTAAAGAAGAATATCTTTAA
- a CDS encoding UTP--glucose-1-phosphate uridylyltransferase translates to MTDSVIFPSVVEMSSLTEKLKSINQEHLLDSWSSLSQKQQQRLYYQISSINVELFHKQRQLITSPRSILKDFHPLTSFASSGEDSERTKIGTNLLKEKKVACVVLAGGQGSRLKCDGPKGLFPVSPIKKKPLFQLVAEKVCAASKLANQPLPLAFMTSPLNNRQTRSYFESNDYFHLDPNQVDFFCQPLWPLLSLSGDLFLEDTDTLSLGPNGNGCLATLLYTSGLWEKWKKAGIEMVSVIPIDNPLALPFDVELCGFHGMENNEVTIKATSRQTAIEDVGILVQSNDSGKTSVIEYSEIPQNERFATNQDSTLKYCLANIGLYCLSMDFIAHAALRELPLYKAHKHAKQLGLYSSEKNSWKFEEFIFDLFCYSERCQTLVYPRQECFAPLKNLEGNHSPATVREALSARERQIFHKVTGKKLSPNTAFELEADFYYPSTSTSLHWENKAFFEEPFFEAS, encoded by the coding sequence ATGACCGACTCTGTAATCTTTCCGTCTGTCGTGGAAATGTCTTCACTAACAGAAAAACTTAAATCTATTAATCAAGAGCATTTATTAGATTCATGGTCGTCCCTTTCTCAAAAACAACAACAACGCCTTTACTATCAAATTTCTTCCATAAATGTTGAGCTTTTCCATAAACAACGTCAGCTCATCACTTCTCCAAGATCTATCTTAAAAGATTTTCATCCTTTAACTTCTTTCGCTTCTTCTGGAGAAGATTCCGAAAGAACAAAAATAGGAACAAATCTTCTAAAGGAAAAGAAAGTGGCTTGTGTGGTTCTTGCTGGTGGACAAGGATCTAGATTAAAATGTGACGGTCCTAAAGGGCTTTTCCCCGTATCTCCTATCAAAAAAAAGCCTCTCTTTCAGCTTGTTGCTGAAAAAGTCTGTGCAGCAAGTAAACTTGCAAATCAGCCTCTACCTTTAGCTTTTATGACATCTCCGTTAAATAATCGTCAGACGCGTTCCTACTTCGAATCTAATGATTATTTCCATCTTGATCCCAATCAAGTTGACTTTTTCTGTCAACCACTTTGGCCTTTATTATCCTTATCAGGAGATCTCTTTCTAGAAGACACTGATACCTTATCCTTAGGGCCCAATGGCAATGGTTGCCTGGCAACTCTTCTATATACCTCAGGACTTTGGGAAAAATGGAAGAAAGCGGGAATCGAAATGGTTAGCGTTATTCCTATTGATAATCCTTTAGCTCTACCTTTTGATGTAGAACTTTGTGGATTCCACGGGATGGAAAATAACGAAGTAACTATTAAAGCTACTTCACGACAAACGGCCATTGAAGATGTTGGCATCTTAGTACAGTCTAATGATTCGGGGAAAACCTCAGTTATTGAGTATTCCGAAATACCTCAAAACGAACGTTTTGCCACAAATCAAGATAGCACTTTAAAGTATTGCCTAGCTAATATTGGATTATATTGTCTGTCTATGGACTTCATCGCACACGCAGCTCTACGTGAACTTCCTCTTTATAAAGCTCATAAACATGCAAAACAATTAGGACTCTATTCCTCTGAGAAAAATTCTTGGAAATTCGAAGAATTTATCTTTGATCTATTTTGTTATAGCGAACGTTGTCAAACTCTTGTCTACCCACGTCAAGAATGCTTCGCACCATTAAAAAATCTCGAAGGCAATCACAGTCCAGCAACTGTTCGAGAAGCTCTTTCTGCTAGAGAACGTCAAATTTTCCATAAAGTGACCGGGAAAAAACTTTCTCCAAACACAGCATTTGAATTAGAAGCCGATTTCTATTATCCTTCAACCTCTACTTCCCTGCATTGGGAGAATAAAGCATTTTTCGAGGAACCGTTTTTTGAGGCCTCATGA
- a CDS encoding aminotransferase class V-fold PLP-dependent enzyme: MDRPHIRTTSRTIWLNNQQAIPPSVSVRKGLDAYADPFSLTPSSAMKLLNETEEVARTLVGCSEETHTFHFLPHFPHAAAIIVAALLENLTFFQGRNHLLVSSHEQQYNIDAICHRQGLRTTYDWVTINSSGRLSPEELTEALTPRTLLFSLSAANGMTGFIEPIESLQPLCKDRGVVLHLDLCDILGRAVITPEMLDADILTFSSLALGGIGNIGGMFIKKSLSKFFNLWLPTYSPGTLCLGSVAAMKTACQERLSSFSSLILSSINLRNKLTKELQAACSDVQFLFPELENKLPNVMIASIGDIPAESLAFFLHQQGIYPGLGYERFQPLSQILQNCGVSPFLCHSALHFSFTERTKDEQFTTLGRAIQEGSAHLQSAIASSV, encoded by the coding sequence ATGGACCGGCCACACATTCGAACGACATCCAGAACCATTTGGTTAAACAATCAACAAGCAATACCTCCTTCAGTTTCAGTGCGAAAGGGTTTGGATGCTTATGCTGATCCCTTCTCTTTAACACCTTCGTCAGCAATGAAGTTGCTTAATGAAACTGAAGAGGTTGCTCGTACGCTTGTTGGTTGCTCTGAAGAAACCCATACATTTCACTTTCTTCCTCATTTTCCCCATGCTGCTGCAATTATCGTAGCTGCTTTATTGGAAAACCTTACCTTTTTTCAAGGGAGGAATCATCTTTTAGTCTCCTCTCATGAGCAGCAATATAATATTGATGCTATTTGCCACCGGCAAGGATTAAGAACTACTTATGATTGGGTAACAATAAACTCTTCAGGAAGACTTTCTCCAGAAGAACTTACAGAGGCACTAACACCACGCACCCTACTCTTTTCATTATCTGCTGCTAACGGTATGACAGGGTTCATTGAACCTATAGAATCTCTACAACCCTTATGTAAAGATCGTGGTGTCGTTCTACATTTGGACCTTTGTGATATTTTAGGACGTGCAGTAATCACTCCAGAAATGCTCGATGCCGATATTCTTACATTTTCTTCTTTAGCTTTAGGAGGAATTGGAAATATCGGAGGCATGTTTATTAAAAAATCCCTAAGCAAGTTTTTTAATTTATGGCTGCCTACGTATTCTCCAGGAACCTTATGTTTGGGTTCGGTAGCAGCCATGAAGACAGCGTGCCAGGAACGCCTATCCTCTTTTTCTTCATTAATCTTATCTTCAATCAATTTAAGAAATAAGCTTACTAAAGAACTTCAAGCAGCCTGCTCCGACGTCCAGTTTCTTTTCCCAGAATTAGAAAATAAACTTCCTAATGTAATGATTGCCTCTATAGGAGATATTCCTGCTGAAAGTTTAGCATTCTTCCTACATCAGCAAGGTATCTATCCAGGACTTGGCTATGAGCGTTTCCAACCTCTGTCTCAAATACTACAAAATTGTGGGGTATCGCCTTTTCTCTGTCACAGCGCTCTACATTTTTCTTTTACAGAGAGAACGAAAGATGAACAATTTACAACTTTAGGACGTGCTATCCAAGAGGGTAGCGCTCACCTTCAATCTGCAATTGCGAGCTCAGTATGA
- a CDS encoding NifU family protein, with product MTIPFQPVASWANVSPKVMKKFHKFYCGGTFSAENAEAKGANLIIGSQGHRLMGNYVIFYWLIDKINGKIIDAKFQYFGHPFLLVLAETTCNLVIGKTYAQAYNLTVNNIDTELRSHPNKPALPDNNSALYHCVIDALDIAAEQCMEIPLEDGSLPLKESFLPSEIEDANPYTKEAWESLSIESQLHALRTITEDKISPYVALDGGSVLIEKLEENIVTIAYAGNCSGCFSAIGSTLNSIGELLRAYVYSELQIKVNEASLDFSMSQYSDETN from the coding sequence ATGACAATTCCATTTCAACCTGTAGCCTCTTGGGCAAATGTATCCCCAAAAGTTATGAAGAAATTTCATAAATTTTATTGCGGCGGAACATTTTCAGCAGAAAATGCTGAAGCAAAAGGAGCTAATCTGATTATCGGCAGTCAAGGCCATAGGCTTATGGGCAATTATGTGATATTTTATTGGCTGATAGATAAGATAAATGGAAAAATTATCGACGCAAAATTCCAATATTTTGGACACCCTTTTCTACTCGTACTTGCAGAAACAACATGCAACCTAGTTATTGGCAAAACTTATGCTCAAGCTTATAACTTAACTGTTAATAACATCGATACTGAGCTACGTTCCCATCCTAACAAACCCGCTCTTCCAGACAATAATTCAGCTTTATATCACTGTGTCATTGATGCTTTAGATATCGCTGCTGAACAATGTATGGAAATCCCCCTTGAAGATGGTTCCCTACCCCTAAAAGAATCCTTTTTACCTTCAGAGATTGAAGATGCTAATCCCTATACTAAAGAAGCTTGGGAAAGCCTATCTATAGAATCACAATTACATGCCTTAAGAACAATCACTGAGGATAAAATATCACCTTATGTAGCTCTCGATGGCGGCAGCGTGCTTATTGAAAAGCTAGAGGAGAATATTGTAACAATTGCCTATGCAGGAAATTGTTCTGGATGTTTTTCTGCTATAGGGTCTACATTGAATTCTATAGGCGAACTCTTACGCGCCTATGTTTATTCTGAATTGCAAATTAAAGTAAATGAGGCATCTTTAGATTTTTCTATGTCTCAATACTCTGACGAAACTAATTAA
- a CDS encoding flagellar biosynthesis protein: MSQSPGSLSDTGDSPERNKDWDEGFSQGFSEGETSGYDKAFQELLSLIQIFRKLSIRMLSEIEKVPQQLKPDLVELAILTCEKFLYKKLDNVEELALLISSALQQHTSLRSLSPIKIFLHPEDHKKLNDWIATHEVPMIKHAEFLPDTSCKKSSYKMEVPSGILRQEIGEELDHLLSVLTA; encoded by the coding sequence CTGTCTCAATCCCCTGGTTCGCTTTCAGATACTGGAGATTCCCCAGAAAGAAATAAAGACTGGGACGAAGGATTCTCCCAAGGCTTTTCAGAAGGAGAAACCTCAGGATATGATAAAGCCTTTCAAGAACTTCTATCTTTAATTCAGATATTTCGAAAATTATCGATTCGCATGCTTTCTGAAATAGAGAAGGTTCCTCAACAACTGAAACCCGATCTTGTAGAACTCGCTATCTTAACCTGTGAGAAATTCCTCTATAAGAAATTAGACAATGTTGAAGAGCTGGCACTTTTAATTTCCTCTGCTCTACAACAACATACATCTTTGCGATCTTTATCTCCCATAAAGATCTTCCTTCATCCCGAAGATCATAAGAAACTTAATGATTGGATAGCAACGCATGAAGTCCCCATGATTAAACATGCGGAGTTTCTCCCTGACACATCTTGCAAAAAATCCAGCTACAAAATGGAGGTTCCCTCAGGAATCCTAAGACAAGAAATTGGAGAAGAATTAGATCATTTGCTTTCTGTTTTAACTGCATGA
- a CDS encoding type III secretion system protein, translating into MFFQFLKKKAASLGISPLGLLVVSTALGSALFFGKNASKSPDFSEPPAKKTTGWFKLSQVGNPKLLESLAKKEQIERDLTMFQSVANATVALSLPTEDDPNIVPQVSVILSSHKNEVFSSSLLLSITDYLSSSIPGLNKEHITLSDNLGNIYSPGEFPTNSLLLSACEGYLGKIFPKEHFSLAYLATKNSPTVQLTINEKYLAKFPKEKREAFLIHAEDHLKKICGNTHAIVIEKFPFSQTIQKDRLSYKLLVGGTILLSSLGIIALASFYLAFYAYERIPVESKKIKQGINITKLVEILQKESPEKIRLILSYLDPNKADEIFNHLPEDVKHQVLKL; encoded by the coding sequence GTGTTTTTTCAATTCCTAAAAAAGAAAGCTGCTTCGTTAGGCATCTCTCCTTTAGGCCTTTTAGTTGTTTCTACAGCTTTAGGAAGTGCCCTCTTTTTTGGAAAAAATGCTTCCAAATCTCCTGATTTTTCTGAGCCACCTGCAAAAAAAACTACAGGTTGGTTTAAGCTTAGCCAAGTAGGAAATCCGAAATTACTAGAATCCTTAGCAAAAAAAGAACAGATAGAAAGAGATCTTACAATGTTTCAATCAGTAGCAAATGCCACTGTAGCTCTATCTTTGCCTACGGAAGATGATCCTAATATTGTTCCCCAAGTTTCAGTTATTCTTTCGTCTCATAAAAACGAAGTATTCTCATCATCTCTGTTACTTTCTATCACGGACTATCTATCCAGTAGCATTCCTGGATTAAACAAAGAACATATTACCCTATCGGATAATCTGGGGAATATCTACTCTCCTGGGGAGTTTCCTACTAACTCTCTATTATTATCTGCGTGCGAAGGTTACTTAGGAAAAATTTTCCCTAAGGAACATTTTTCTCTTGCCTATCTAGCAACAAAAAACTCTCCTACTGTGCAGCTAACAATTAATGAGAAGTATTTAGCAAAATTCCCAAAAGAAAAAAGAGAAGCTTTTCTAATTCATGCCGAAGATCATCTAAAGAAAATCTGCGGAAACACCCATGCTATTGTCATCGAAAAATTTCCTTTTTCACAAACAATACAGAAAGATCGTCTCTCTTATAAATTGCTCGTTGGAGGGACTATTCTACTTTCTAGTTTAGGAATTATTGCTTTGGCAAGCTTTTACCTTGCTTTTTACGCTTATGAGCGCATTCCTGTAGAATCAAAAAAAATAAAACAGGGCATAAATATTACAAAGCTGGTAGAGATACTACAAAAAGAATCTCCCGAAAAAATTAGGTTGATTCTCTCGTATTTGGATCCTAACAAAGCCGATGAGATCTTCAATCATTTGCCTGAAGATGTAAAACACCAAGTACTGAAATTATAA
- a CDS encoding FliI/YscN family ATPase encodes MTHLNYEKSQLQYWQPYRTCGLLSRVSGNLLEVQGLSACLGELCHICTPKYPDLLAEVIGFHNQTTLLMSLSPMHYVALGAEVLPLRRPPSLHLSDHLLGRVIDGFGNPLDNKENLPKTHIKPLIAPPPSPMSRQPIQEIFPTGIKAIDAFLTLGKGQRIGVFSEPGSGKSSLLSAIASGSKSTINIIALIGERGREVREYIEQHASGLKQHRTIIVASPAHETAPTKVISGRAAMTIAEYFRDQGHDVLFIMDSLSRWIAALQEVALATGEILAAHQYAASVFHHVSEFTERAGNNDRGSITALYAILHYPNHPDIFTDYLKSLLDGHFFLTNQGKALASPPIDILLSLSRSAKKLTLPHHYAAAEKLRALLKTYQEALDIIQLGAYTPGQDKDLDDAVKILPSIKSFLSQPLSSYSQLENTLKELEALVNLE; translated from the coding sequence ATGACACATCTAAATTACGAAAAATCCCAACTTCAATATTGGCAGCCTTACCGCACGTGTGGACTTCTCTCTAGAGTCTCAGGAAATCTCTTGGAAGTTCAAGGACTATCGGCATGCCTTGGTGAACTTTGTCATATTTGCACGCCAAAATATCCTGATCTCCTTGCTGAAGTTATTGGTTTCCATAACCAGACAACATTATTAATGTCGCTATCTCCTATGCACTATGTCGCTTTGGGTGCTGAAGTTCTTCCTCTACGTCGTCCTCCATCACTACATCTTTCTGATCACCTTCTTGGTCGTGTGATTGATGGTTTCGGAAATCCGTTAGACAATAAAGAAAATCTACCAAAAACACATATAAAACCTTTGATCGCTCCTCCTCCATCTCCCATGTCCCGACAGCCTATTCAAGAGATTTTTCCTACAGGCATTAAAGCTATCGACGCTTTTTTAACCTTAGGGAAAGGACAACGCATCGGAGTATTCTCAGAACCAGGAAGTGGAAAATCTTCACTATTATCTGCAATAGCTTCAGGATCAAAATCCACAATTAATATCATTGCTCTTATCGGAGAACGGGGTAGAGAAGTACGTGAATACATAGAGCAGCACGCTTCAGGATTGAAACAACACCGAACTATTATTGTTGCTTCTCCTGCTCATGAAACAGCACCAACAAAGGTAATTTCAGGACGTGCTGCTATGACAATAGCAGAATATTTCCGAGATCAAGGTCATGACGTTTTATTCATTATGGATTCTTTATCAAGATGGATAGCCGCCCTTCAAGAGGTTGCCCTAGCGACCGGTGAAATCCTAGCTGCTCACCAATACGCAGCTTCTGTTTTTCATCATGTATCAGAATTTACAGAACGCGCAGGGAATAATGATCGAGGTTCTATAACCGCCTTATACGCTATCTTACATTATCCTAATCATCCGGACATCTTTACAGATTACCTAAAATCCCTCTTAGATGGGCATTTCTTCCTTACCAACCAAGGAAAAGCTCTAGCTTCACCTCCTATTGATATTCTTCTTAGTCTATCGAGATCAGCGAAAAAACTTACTCTTCCTCATCATTATGCAGCTGCGGAAAAACTTCGTGCCTTATTAAAAACATACCAAGAGGCTTTGGATATTATTCAACTAGGAGCTTACACCCCAGGACAAGATAAAGATCTGGATGATGCCGTAAAAATCCTTCCCAGTATAAAAAGTTTCCTTTCCCAGCCATTATCAAGTTACTCTCAGCTAGAAAACACCTTAAAAGAGTTGGAGGCATTGGTAAATCTTGAGTAA
- a CDS encoding 2,3-bisphosphoglycerate-dependent phosphoglycerate mutase, with amino-acid sequence MAFLILLRHGKSVWNEKNLFTGWVDIPLSQKGIDEAILAGQAIKDFPIDCIFTSSLVRSLMTALLAMTNHNSKKIPYIIHDDEQQKQMSGIYSDEEKNMIPLYRSSALNERMYGELQGKNKKETAEKFGEEQVKLWRRSYKTAPPNGESLYDTGQRTVPYFEENIFPLLKNSKNVFISAHGNSLRSLIMDIEKLSEEEVLSLELPTGKPIVYLWTGHTFERHPEPFG; translated from the coding sequence ATGGCTTTTCTCATCTTATTACGACACGGAAAATCCGTCTGGAATGAAAAAAATCTTTTTACAGGATGGGTAGATATCCCTCTAAGTCAAAAAGGAATCGACGAAGCTATTCTTGCAGGTCAGGCAATAAAAGACTTCCCGATAGACTGTATCTTCACTTCTTCTCTCGTTAGAAGTTTGATGACGGCATTGCTTGCAATGACAAACCACAATTCTAAAAAAATTCCTTATATTATTCATGATGATGAGCAACAGAAACAGATGAGTGGGATCTATAGTGATGAAGAAAAGAATATGATTCCTCTTTATCGTTCTAGCGCGTTAAACGAAAGAATGTATGGAGAACTTCAAGGGAAAAATAAAAAAGAAACTGCTGAGAAATTTGGTGAAGAACAAGTCAAATTATGGAGACGAAGCTATAAAACAGCACCCCCCAACGGTGAAAGTCTCTATGATACCGGGCAACGTACCGTTCCCTATTTTGAAGAAAACATCTTCCCTTTATTGAAGAATTCAAAAAATGTGTTTATTTCTGCTCATGGAAATTCGTTACGTTCACTTATTATGGATATAGAAAAATTAAGTGAAGAAGAGGTACTCTCTTTAGAGTTACCTACAGGAAAACCCATAGTATATTTATGGACCGGCCACACATTCGAACGACATCCAGAACCATTTGGTTAA
- a CDS encoding CT620/CT621 family type III secretion system effector translates to MKNSSIQGYQQANQISEGRVFAERRVSPAEVAADYTKMNEVASHLKIMHDLLKEASDLGLHRDFVSSLKHDFLDTGFELAVIQTVLTEKENKELRKEANKIFQEHLDRISPQALTTAPELAPVADSIVNKMPFQSAFAYILLDKYIPAQETALYALGRELNLSGYAQNLFSPLLEIIKSFNSAPIVYNLGSYISQTSGTANFKFGYQMIVDRYEEECLQLRNDIKSAENAQLLLKQISKNIQGNSSLSDAQKKQLEDIVKGYNNELGIMLNQMKNLILNLNALVFIPGNNEYDPSYKIMGSDFSIIKLQDLEHKVVDGEIDIKTGTAKGGLLNFFNNCLSDVQNYGDLAQTHQLMLELQMRAMQQEWSLIAASLKLIHNVYRTLISSYN, encoded by the coding sequence ATGAAAAACTCTTCAATACAAGGCTATCAACAGGCTAATCAAATTTCTGAAGGTCGTGTATTTGCAGAACGTCGTGTATCTCCTGCTGAGGTAGCTGCGGATTATACAAAGATGAATGAGGTAGCTTCTCATTTAAAAATCATGCATGACTTGCTTAAAGAAGCTAGTGATTTGGGATTGCATAGAGATTTTGTATCTTCTTTGAAGCATGACTTTTTAGATACAGGATTCGAACTTGCTGTAATACAAACTGTCCTTACAGAAAAAGAAAATAAAGAGCTACGTAAAGAAGCAAATAAGATTTTTCAAGAGCATTTAGATAGGATATCTCCGCAAGCGTTAACAACAGCTCCCGAGCTTGCTCCGGTAGCGGATTCTATAGTTAATAAAATGCCTTTCCAATCGGCATTTGCTTATATCCTTTTAGATAAATATATCCCTGCGCAAGAGACTGCTTTATATGCATTAGGAAGAGAATTAAATCTTTCAGGATACGCTCAGAACTTATTTAGTCCTCTTTTAGAGATTATAAAGAGCTTCAACTCTGCACCTATTGTATATAACTTAGGATCTTACATTTCTCAAACATCAGGAACTGCCAATTTTAAATTTGGTTATCAGATGATTGTAGATCGCTATGAAGAAGAGTGTTTACAGTTGAGAAATGATATTAAAAGTGCTGAGAATGCTCAGCTTTTATTAAAGCAAATTTCTAAGAATATTCAGGGAAATAGTTCTCTTTCCGATGCTCAAAAAAAACAGCTCGAGGACATCGTTAAAGGCTATAATAATGAACTAGGCATCATGCTAAATCAGATGAAGAATCTGATATTGAATCTAAATGCTCTTGTTTTCATTCCTGGGAATAATGAATACGATCCTTCTTATAAGATTATGGGTTCTGATTTTTCTATAATTAAATTACAAGATTTGGAACATAAGGTTGTTGATGGAGAAATTGACATCAAAACAGGAACTGCAAAGGGTGGCTTGTTGAATTTCTTTAACAACTGTCTTTCTGATGTGCAAAATTACGGGGATTTAGCTCAAACGCATCAATTGATGTTGGAACTTCAGATGCGTGCTATGCAACAGGAATGGAGCTTAATTGCGGCATCATTGAAACTGATTCATAATGTATATCGTACGTTAATTAGCTCTTATAATTAG